The genomic window CTGGGACAGGAGGACCCAGAGACCATACAgattaaagaggaacaggaggaagtcaggaccagtcaggaggaagagcagcttcaaGGGCGCTTTGATACCAAAGACTCCATATCCACTACTTCCTGTGTGAAAAGTGAATGTGATCAGGAGGACCCACGTCAAGAAGCCATACTAGCTGAACACCCAACTCTCAGTCCACTGAAAACATCTAAACTACAGTTGTTTCGTGTGTTGTTAAATGAATGTTTAACGGCATCTGCTGCTGTGGAGATTTTTGGTGCGGTTGAGGAAACTGTAGCAGAGTACCAGGAAGAGAATGATCTGCTACGGAGACTGCTGCAGATCACACCAGAGATACAACTATGTAGAATAGGTTCGTATGTAGATCTACTGATAGTCAGCAATAGTTCTTGTAAATTAATAAACTGTTTAGGCTTTGTGATCACCATTTCAACAttttttaaaaaataataatttttatttattttacccccttttctccccaatttcgtggtatccaattgttagtagttactatcttgtctca from Salvelinus namaycush isolate Seneca unplaced genomic scaffold, SaNama_1.0 Scaffold9, whole genome shotgun sequence includes these protein-coding regions:
- the LOC120043345 gene encoding uncharacterized protein LOC120043345, with the protein product MSKLQLFRVFLNERLTTAAVDIFGAVEKTVVEYQEENDRLRRLLGITPEIQLCRIDSLQLSVSEEEVPPEQQHCEQEWSPSLGQEDPETIQIKEEQEEVRTSQEEEQLQGRFDTKDSISTTSCVKSECDQEDPRQEAILAEHPTLSPLKTSKLQLFRVLLNECLTASAAVEIFGAVEETVAEYQEENDLLRRLLQITPEIQLCRIGSYVDLLIVSNSSCKLINCLGFVITISTFFKK